The following is a genomic window from Pyricularia oryzae 70-15 chromosome 5, whole genome shotgun sequence.
TAACAGTAGAGACCTATTGAACATATTATCAGTAAGATGCGCAAAACTCCGAGGCATACGAGTATTAGTACCAGTTGATTTGTCTGCTGAAAAGACGGCTCTTGCACGTGGAGTCTATCGGCTGCAATATGTGAGAGAGCGCCGTTatccagcaccaccaccgagTCGGCATTCTGTGTCAATCTCCTCATGGCTAGGATGCTGTTGTAGGGATGGACGACGACGTCTCCGGCATTCTGGGTATCCGGAAATACCGAATACGTTTGTATGATCTTCTTGGGAAATCGGTCATTTAGCCTTTCCAAGAGGAATGAGCCCAGACCTGAGCCTGTGCCACCAGCAATCGAATGCAGCATCATAAAGCCCTTGATTATGGTAAACTGTCAATAGGGGCTTCGGAAGGGATATCGGCGGCAGCATGCTTACCTCGAGTGAGTCGCTTCCATCTGCTTCCCTATCAATCATCTCCATAATGTCTTCGTGAACCGACTCGCCAGTCTGATAGCCATCACCCCAGTTGTTGGCCGCGCCTACACCATTTTTGCCGACATAGAAGTTCTCTGGGTTGTATATGTTTTTATAGGGACCCGTTTGTATGCCGTTGATAACCTGTCGGGGGGGTTTTATGTTTAGCCAAGGCGCATGCAAAACAATCGAGTCCTGCACACATCTGGTAAAGGGAACATACCCGGGGTTCCAGATCAATCAATATTGCCCTGGGAATATACCTGGTGTCGTCGCTTTGGTAGTAGAAGACGTCCTTCCGATCGCCGCCCTCGGTCGCAAAGTCTTCCAGGTTACCATCTTGATTGATTCCGTGCTCTTGACAAAGCTGCTGCCAGAACTGACTCCCAACTGCTCAGCGTCAGTGACTGTCCGGAGGGACTGCGCCGATAAAATGACCACACCCTGCGTATGATGCAGCTGTGAGCAAGGTGGGGTCGACATACTGCTGTTGCCACATTGGCCAGCCTGGATCGTAATGATTTCTCTGAAATAGCAAACTGTTAGCAATGCGCAAAAGCAAATGGTTTTGAAGCCTGAAAAATATCCCACCTCGGCATCTTGTGGTTTGTTTAAGCGCTGATTACAGCAAGTTTACTCTGTAGAATAATGATCAGACGTTGtgatccttggtttcgagaGCTGCCCTCCAGCTCGAACGCGTCTGCAACGCGATTTTGCGGTGTCGCTGTTGAGGGTGGGTGGGACTGGGTCGGACCATTGCTACTCTCCACTCTTTACGTGGGAGCTTtctactacctacctacggaAGGTCCCCTACATTTCCACCCCCAGTCCACAGTGAAAGCCTCCCCAATCCGATAGGTACATTTGTCCAAGGACTTCCTTGTCATACGACATATGCATGCACACTTAGATTTAACCTTTATTTGATATTTACAGCGAAAAGGACTCCTGAAAATCGAAGAGGAACCATTTTGTGATGTAGTTAGTGGCTTTCCCCGCTACCCCAATTTGTACCTAGCCGTTGTACAACTTGTACCATAGCGTATACTGGGCTGCTGACATCATGTGGTCCCGCTTTTGGCAACCTCGAGGCATGGAGTGAACAGGGGGAGTCAGACCCTTGCTCATCATATCCCTGCTGCAGCGTTGGCACTTGGACTGTGCATTGACTTGGGCGTACGATCGGCCGAAAATGTCACCAGTCCAACACCTATTTTGTCACGAAGCAACTTCTTGCCGAACCAATTTGCTTGGTGCCCAAGGTGCCTTATCATCTTTTCGCTCTTGTTCTCCGCCACTTTGATTGCGGCAGCCTCCCCAGGCGCTGGTGACCGACAATCTCCCGGCTTTCCCCGTGGGTTTCGTTAACCAGCTCGGGGTCTAGTGTGCCGTGCTACTGGACTAGCGCGGGAGTTCGTACAATCTTAATATTCTGACCCCTGACTGCCACAACTCAAGCCAGACTCCAACTCTTGACGATATGAAAGCAACCGCAACCGAAAATTTCCACTGAAACACACGGCTTCGTTGCTTCGAGTCTCAAAAAGTATCGACCTAGACAGTTCTAAATGGCAACGTCAGCCAACGATGGCGGCGGGCCGTCGACAGGACCCAGCATAGTACTACCGCCCATAGACCCCCACGAAGAGGCTCGAATAATCAGGGGCCATTTGCGATCCCATTCGACGCCCAGCTCACCGACAATTCCACGCGGTACTCGAGTTCTTGGCGCGCTGAATGAGGAAGGCAGCGATGCCGACGTCGAGGAGACGGCCGATGAGGCGGCAGCTGAAGGCGAGGCGGCCAAGGTCAAGAAGAAGCGCCGGAGAATGAGACGTCCCAAGATGTTGAGCCCCTCGACCCAGAGCGGTGAACCCGACTCGCCCGTAGGGACTCGGCGGTTGAAGATTTTACAACGAAGAGCCACTATGCCTGATACGAGGAACGTACTCTCCGAAGGCGAAGGTCGCGACCATCTCGCCCGAGAGAACGGCTGGGGACGTGGCTCGTCTTGGATGGGCAGGCCCAACGATGGCGATGATCCGGAAAGTCCATCGGGGGTGGCTCGAAGAGGCCCTGGACACGTACGGCGCATATCCATGTTTCACGGTGGAATATCCGATGGAGGTGAAGCCACACCAAGAAGACCATTCTTCGGAGCCGACCGAGCATCTACATACGGTGCACAAAAATGGAGACAGGTCAAATCCACTCTCAAGCTTCTGCGGAAGCCCAAGGACAACCAGTTTGACTTCCACAAATCTGCCGAGCTGATGGCTGAACTACGGGCTGGTGCCCCTGCCGTTCTGATGCTTGCCAGCATGATACAGCGTGATGAGCACGGCAACAAGCGAATCCCAGTTCTACTGGAGCAGCTGAGATTGAGAGTCACCGACAGCGCTCCGTTGGACGGCGAAGGCGAGCGTCATTGGCTGTTCACCATTGAGCTCGAGTATGGAAGTGGGCCCAGCCGGATGTGTTGGACGGTTAAGCGTACCATAAGAGAGATTCTTAATCTCCACTGGAAGTACAAGCTGGGAATCGACAACAAGAAGTATTCGTTGACTCTGCCTGGCACACGGCCCCGGCAGCCAAGATTTCCGACCTCCGTCTTTCCCTATGTCAGAGGTCTGCGTGGCGTGGACGATGAGGAAGAGGATAACGCAGCTAGTGTCCGCGGGGACGGAGATGAAACTGCAGGCTATGCAACTGGCGGGGAGGGTACTGCTGCAGAGGGCACCGATGTCGaggagcgcggcgtcctcagCAGAAGGGGTTCCCGTATAACACGACCGAACACCATAGAGAACCGGCACAAACAGTCAACAACCAGCCTTCCTGGGTTGTTCAACCCGAATCCTGATAACCATTACGCTGGTAGCACAGTGGATGCTGCACAATTGCGGAGGAGGTATGTTGAGAAACAACGCAAAATGCTGGAAAAGTACTTGCAGGAGACTGTCCGCTGGCTCATGTTCCGAGCGGACAGCAATCGACTCTGTCGCTTCCTGGAACTGTCAGCTCTTGGAGTTAGGCTTGCTGCCGAAGGCAGCTATCATGGAAAAGAGTGCTTTCTTCATATCCAGTCCGCCAAGGGTATTGATTTTCGGCGAGTCCTCACTCCGGGGGCTATCCTAGATCGGCACAGTAGAAAATGGTTCCTTGTCCGGCAAAGCTACATTGTTTGTGTTGAGTCGCCTGAGAACATGAACATTTACGACGTTTACTTGGTTGACTCTAAGTTCCGAATCAACGCCAAGATGAACAAGCTCAGAGAGATCGCCGCCAAGCGgacgaagaaggacaagggcaaggagCAAGACATGGATCTGTCCGGCGACCAAGCTCCCGAGAAGCACCACCGGGTCAACATAATGACATCGGaaagaaaaatcaagctGTGGTCTAGGAATCAACACCTGATCCAGCAGTTTGAAGAGTCAATCAACGGCATGCTGGCGCAAACGCCTTGGCACCGAGAGAACCGGTTTGGCAGTTTTGCCCCTGTTCGACAAGGCGTA
Proteins encoded in this region:
- a CDS encoding tubulin gamma chain, yielding MPREIITIQAGQCGNSIGSQFWQQLCQEHGINQDGNLEDFATEGGDRKDVFYYQSDDTRYIPRAILIDLEPRVINGIQTGPYKNIYNPENFYVGKNGVGAANNWGDGYQTGESVHEDIMEMIDREADGSDSLEGFMMLHSIAGGTGSGLGSFLLERLNDRFPKKIIQTYSVFPDTQNAGDVVVHPYNSILAMRRLTQNADSVVVLDNGALSHIAADRLHVQEPSFQQTNQLVSTVMSASTTTLRYPGYMHNDLVSILASLIPTPKCHFLMTSYTPFTGDQVEQAKTVRKTTVLDVMRRLLQPKNRMVSTIPGKKSCYISILNVIQGEVDPTDVHKSLLRIRERRLATFIPWGPASIQVALTKRSPYIPMSHRVSGLMLANHTSIATLFKRIVRQYDGMRKRNAFIEGYKKTQPFSENLDEFDEARQVVSDLIAEYEAAEDANYLNPDAGEPGTSAETDRRMG